In Mus pahari chromosome 20, PAHARI_EIJ_v1.1, whole genome shotgun sequence, the genomic stretch CTCAGATTTTTACACTGAGACTTGAGTTAGAGGACACCCTGAGATCCCAAAAGTAacacaccactaccaccctcTACTAGAACTAGCTTACCTGTACTGTAAGGCTGAGTGAATTTTCCAGGGACCAAATACTATCTAGATGGTTCCTCAAAGCCCTTAAATTGCTGACCTCATTTACTAGGGGGGTGAGGGGGCaaagaaatcaagacaggaaattGCCTTTAGGAACACTTTTACTTGGAAAATTACAACACTAGTACAAGTCAAGTCTTACACAGTTAACATTTGCTTGTTGAAAGCAATTCATAATATCAAAATTAATCATGGTTTACTTTTTCctcacaagaacacaaaaatgaaggggaacttaaaacagaaaatttaaaaaggtaacACAACTTTTCTTTTAGTAGTCCTTGGGTAGTTATGACAGAAGACTTtccatcttttgtttctttgcatgGAGACCTTGATCCAAAGTCTTATTTGTTTCTaatatctgcttctgcctccccctcTATCAGATCGGCTCCCTCCACGGCCACCTCCTCTTGGCGCTCCTCGGCTTGAACTGCTGTAGGAATCACGTGGAGGAGGGTACCCCCTTTCCATAGAAGGGGGAAGCCCTCTTTCTTGTCTGCCAACTCGATCACGGCCACTTGAGTAGAGATCACTTCTGCTGCTTGAGTAACTGTCTCGACTTCCACCGTAGCCATCACGTGAGCTGCTGTAATCATCATAGCGACTGCTTCCTCCATAAGATGGTGGTGGCCCTCGTGTAGGGGGTGCACTGCGTGAGTTTCCGTAACTCTCGTATGAATCTCTGTAGGAACCTCCACTCGGATGATCTGAATAGTCACGATCCCGACCATACCCATCTCTATCACCGTAGCCTCTTGATGGATAGTCATCACGGGAGCTGGAATGACTGTAATCACGGTAAGTATAATCTCTTGGTGGTGGTGCATAATCTCTGGTGTCACGCGAGCTTGGGTAATCTCTGCTTGAATAGCTGTCTTTTGTAGAATATCCATCATCTCTTGGGGACAAATAAACATCTCTGCGAGATGGCAGGGGTTCTCTTCGTGGTGGACCTCCGTAGCTATCTCTTCCACGGGACACTGGTGTTCTTCCGCCCATTCCACTGCTGCTTCGAACTGGTCCAGAAGGT encodes the following:
- the LOC110337469 gene encoding RNA binding motif protein, X-linked-like-1, with amino-acid sequence MVEADRPGKLFIGGLNTETNEKALEAVFGKYGRIVEILLMKDRETNKSRGFAFVTFESPADAKDAARDMNGKSLDGKAIKVEQATKPSFESGRRGPPPPPRSRGPPRGLRGGSGGTRGPPSRGGYMDDGGYSMNFNMSSSRGPLPVKRGPPPRSGGPPPKRSTPSGPVRSSSGMGGRTPVSRGRDSYGGPPRREPLPSRRDVYLSPRDDGYSTKDSYSSRDYPSSRDTRDYAPPPRDYTYRDYSHSSSRDDYPSRGYGDRDGYGRDRDYSDHPSGGSYRDSYESYGNSRSAPPTRGPPPSYGGSSRYDDYSSSRDGYGGSRDSYSSSRSDLYSSGRDRVGRQERGLPPSMERGYPPPRDSYSSSSRGAPRGGGRGGSRSDRGGGRSRY